In Enoplosus armatus isolate fEnoArm2 chromosome 16, fEnoArm2.hap1, whole genome shotgun sequence, the genomic window ACGCAGGAACAGTTTGGGTCACAGTTCAGtcagacaaaaccaaaaaccaaatcAGCTTTTTGGATCATCTCGATACCGATGTGTaggtcagtctgtgtgtgggagGTAACATCTGCTTCCTCCTGTAATCACTCAGTATCAGAGTCCTACTGTTGCCTGAAACTGTCAGTGAAGTGGTTAATAGATCAAATAAATCTCTGCCCTCCGTTTGTTCCCCTCTCCACTTTCAGGCCCCTCGCTGTTTGACCTGCTACAACGGCAGCCATATTAGGCATAAACTGCCTTTTGGCTGCCGGTGCCAAGTATTGTTATCTCCAGTCAAGGTTGGCAGGCCTTCTATGGCCCGGCTGTCCTCTGCTGCGACTCCCATCTCAGTTTGGGTTTCAGGGCCACCTGCTggtcagagagggagaatgtggtgtgaagaggatgaagaagtcGTGGTTTTTGCACATAAAGCTGCtctaaaataaaagataaaggaggtttttaaatgattcagtTTGGACAAGTCAAGGGCTCCAGAGGGACCTAAGTCCTGCTTCCTGCCACTTCAAGTTTATATATCAGACATTTTTGTCCTGCAATCTGAGGCGGCATAACAAATCTGTCTGATTTAATCCCAAGAGAAACTCATCTCAAGCTCTTGTATCCATGTTTCAACTGCCAGATAAATGCTGTCTGTACACACTGATCCTGCTGGAACCCTGCTGAGTTTGTCTTGTCCATGCTGACCGCATCCTCCTGCATTTCAGATTCGGACGTATCGGCCGTCTGGTGACCCGTGCCGCCGCCTCTGGAGGCAAGGTCGAGGTGGTGGCCATCAACGACCCCTTCATCGATCTGGACTACATGGTGAgaggactttcttttttttccgaTGGTTCATGATTATTTTGTAGATATGGTTCTCAGCCTGGCTAAGTGTAAAAGGCGGGAAAGTTTAAGTAAGATTAGTCTGCAAAATCATCTTTGGTTTATGGGAAGTTACTAAATTAGAGGGAAgaagttttaaaaagtgaagACAGAGAGCTCCTATAAGGGTTTGACTCTACATTatgttctttttattatttcttattgtaTTCAAACAGGTATTTTCCTGTAAGATGCAGGTAATACTTGTGAGTCCTTCTCAtccttctcttcccctcctgcAGGTCTACATGTTCAAGTACGACTCCACTCACGGCGTGTGGAAGCACGGAGAGGTGAAGGCCGAGGGCGGCAAGCTGGTCATCGGCAACATGCACATCATGGTCTTCCACGAGTACGAACTCCTCACACTtttagatttacattttaaacagctttgACCTGCGAGTCTGTTTCCAGCACAGTCCAGATGCTGTCTGACCTCTCCTGCATGTGATCATGTACAGGAGGGACCCCGCCAACATCAAATGGAGCGATGCTGGCGTCGACTACGTCGTGGAGTCCACCGGTGTGTTCACCACCATCGAGAAAGCCTCTGTACGTTTCCCCGCTGCTCCCAGGATGATTATAAGAGGATTATTTAACTTCAGTAAAGTGTCATAAACATGGGGTCGCTTTTCTCCTATAACAATGATGATGTATTGCAAAGCCTCATGTAAAGAgcataaatattatattacctttgtcttttcctgacctttgacctcttgtGTGACCCTGAAGGCTCACCTGAAGGGCGGAGCTAAGAGGGTGGTGATCTCTGCTCCCAGCGCTGACGCTCCCATGTTCGTCATGGGCGTCAACCACGAGAAGTACGACAACTCCATGAAGGTCGTCAGGTGAGTCAAGTTTATTATTAAATTTAATTCagtttgtgatgatgatgatgatgatgatgaccttTAGATCGGGCAGATTCATAATCTGAAGTgagacatgtgtgtgtttggctggaCTGACGTCACCTGGTCCTCCTGTCAGTGTGACGCAGCGAGTCAAGGACAGATGTGAACATCTGGATGCTTTAAAGTGCcctgccaaaaaaaaactcccaaaaAAACGAATGTCAAACAAAGATCATCTCTTAAAATGTACTGAGCGTCTGTGCACTTCTGATGTAAGAAGCAGCTGAACTTTGGATTGTTTGTAACATGTACTCCCGCTCTCGTCTCCATAGCAACGCTTCCTGCACAACCAACTGCCTGGCTCCCATCGCCAAGGTCATCAACGACAACTTTGGCATCCTCGAGGGTCTCATGGTAAAGGACTCAGACATTTCATTGATTAAAATTACACACTGCAGTGACGCCGATGCTCCAACACACTTCACGTCCTGTTTCAGTCAGACGTCTTTTATTTAAGAGCATTTAAAGTGTTAAAGGAGCCTGAAACTTCACAGGTAGAGCTGAGAGATGAAACTAATGACTGCTTTTGTTATcaagttattattttttaagataattttcacattttataggcGATCAGAGCCGGCTTCCTTAGTCTGACCAGCTGCCAAAAACCCAAATACTCAATGTGAAACcacaaatgtttggtatttttacttgaaataaTTTGAGTCATCAATGACTGATTTGTTGACACACATTCTTCAGgtaaattattatatttcctAATGATTAAGAAGAACCAAAATGATCAGACCAGCTAGCATCCACAGCCAAACGTCACTAATTTCACTGATCAGCAAACAGCTGATAACTGTAGCGTTTAGAGCAGCTGTGTAAAATAAAGTGCATAGTTTATTAATTAACATGCGGTTGGCCAAAACAGAAGTGCCAGCACAGCATTTCCTAATACACAAGACGTGAAATCACGACTCTTTCTAATACTAccttctgctccctctcctccagagCACAGTCCACGCCACCACCGCCACACAGAAGACCGTTGATGGTCCCTCTGGGAAGTTGTGGAGGGATGGACGTGGTGCCTCCCAGAACATCATCCCCGCCTCCACCGGAGCGGCCAAGGCCGTGGGAAAGGTCGTCCCCGAGCTGAACGGGTACGATTAACTTTCACCGGATTATATTTAGGGTTGGGCGATGTGACCAGAACACCATTCAGCCAGAGGAGCCTGGCTCACCGAGCAGccaccctgctgaagtgtcttcCAGTCCTGTCCTAATATGAAAAGACATTTAACCTGCCAGAATATTTCagagaaacatttcattaaGAGGGGTCCTGTATTTGTGTGAGCTACAGGATGATCTCATTAGTGAAATGCGTACTACTGTAATACCGTATCTGTGGGACAGATTAGAAGACAGAAGTTTAGTGGTGCTGTTTTCAGAGTGTTGACCTCTGACTCCGTGGATCAGTCTCTGGGCTGTTTATgtgaaaacacagtaaaatcaTAGCTAATACGTTGTgatgtttttactttgtgtctgaCTCTTGACTGTCTTGTTCTTACAGCAAACTGACGGGCATGGCTTTCCGTGTCCCCACCCCCAACGTCTCTGTCGTTGATCTGACTGTCCGTCTGGAGAAGCCTGTAAGGATCTCTTAAcctttataatatataaactgAAGCTTTGTTATCGGACGTATATAtaacatgtatatatatttaaccaGGTAGCTGCGTTACTTTGGAACCAATAAACAGATGATAATTTCCCCGATTTAAgtagattttacattttcaaccCTCAGTTTCTTGTCTGTGATGTAAATTCTCCCTTTTagtttaattcatattttttaaagaattaaatGCCTTGTCCTTCAGGCCAAATACGACGACATCAAGAAGGTTGTCAAGGCTGCCTCTGAGGGACCCATGAAGGGAATTCTGGGATACACAGAGGACCAGGTACAGAAAACATGCCCACATATTCCcacaaaacaacagaatcaGAGTGTGTGTAGAGCCGTACATGAGCCACTAGAGAGCAGCACATCTACAATAACATCACATACAGaacacttttcattcattcctttGGCCTCTTTAGTATCTTTGGGGCAAAAAGAACTGATAAAGTACTGTTTAACTggaaaaatacatcaaaatctgcagatatttgtatttttatgacCTGGCAACACCGATATCCAGGATCAAACATGCAGAAGCATTGATCCAGTTTCTTACAGACTACATGGACAGCTCTGTATCCGCTGTACCTCTGCATGTATCAACAGGTGTGTTCGTCTCTTTCTGCTCAGGTTGTGTCCACAGACTTCAACAGCGACCCTCATTCCTCCATCTTTGACGCCGGCGCCGGCATCGCACTCAACGACAACTTTGTCAAGCTGGTTTCATGGTGAGTCAACAGTGTGCAGGGTAGCAGGATCATCCACATCTCACAAAGTCTTCCTCTCGATCTTCAGACCTCGCTGCCCTCTCATGGCAGACGTTCTTCCACACATGAATATCACACATCTCTGTTcgctgtttgtctgcaggtaCGACAACGAGTTCGGCTACAGCAACCGTGTGTGTGACCTGGTCCATCACATGTTCACCAAGGAGTAAAGTCCTGCCACCGCTCATCGTGACTTCCCATGATTCCCTCTTCTTTCCCCTGTAACCGGATGCCATCCATCCACGGGAGCAAACTCTTCCACGACAAACGTCTAGCTGATTAATaccttttttgtattattaagtCACCTCTGGTCTGTTTAGCAGTGAGGGCTGCAGTGAGCAGTGTTTGTAGAGGTGGTTCTCCGTCACTCAACTGTGTACTGACTTGCACTGAACATGCACAGCGGCTCCTTTGCACTTAACATGATAATAAAGTCCTCAGTTTGTGGAAAGGCTTGCACTTTTTAATGTATATTGTTCTCTCTGTACAAAATGAGTGGGTCtatttttacaattattttGAATGGGCTCAGATGAAACTGTCCGTGGTGCTCCTGCCTTCAATGTCTACTTTTATGCTCTTACCTTAAATATAGAAATGGGTGACAATTGAAAGGAAAAAACTTACATAGATGTACATTAATACTCCTTGCCATAAATTCTCCAAGTTGGTGAAACTCTACTGAAGGGATGAAACTCGGTTGGTGTTTTGTTGATGGTGATGGAGAGCTCTGTCTTAAGATGTCACTCCAAAATCTGaattattcaggtttttcctttgtCACTCAAATATTTAGTTTAAACATTGAGCTGTTGAACCTTTTCCGGCTAGAATCCTAAATTTTATTAGTCCTGTCCAGACAAGTGACATTGAGTTTGGTGCAgaatatgaaattaatttcagagttaatttgtccaacattATTGGACTGAAACccagagaggaaggcaggaGGAGAGTTAGGAGGAAGCCATACAGTAGGTGTAGTTCTCTGGGGAGACGTGCCACTCCTGAAAATTTCACATACATCATTTGTCTCTTTTAACTACCTCTAACAATTGACTGTGACAGTCTCACCCTTCCTCAAACTGTGAGAAAGACTCCCCACTTTGTGGTTCACACTTTTCATtcacaagacaaaatgtcaccCATTCAGTCATCTGACTTGCTGAAACATCACAGTGAATATCTTGCAAATGTATCTGCCAtgcagcaaacaacaaaaaagtgtgtttgtgaagaaaCAGACTGTTTCACTGCAGATGGAACTAATATTATTAATGTCGGTGTTGAATTTAGGTGTTCCAGAGGTTACTAAAAAGGTATTTCTCAATTGGTGCATTTAGTGTAAACACTTAATTTAAACAGGGCTGATGTAACATATTTCCAGACAGAATCTTCAAGCTGTTCTGTTAGTCCTGCCCAGACAAGTGACATTGAGTTTGGTGCAGTGTATGAAATGAGTTTCTGGGAGAAAAGCCAAAATAAAACCAGGCTCCAGAGAAGAGGGCGGTGTAAGTGGAGTGGACAGGAAAGCGTTTACTGGGGAAACAGGGACCcctcccccaaaaaaaaaatcatcagcCCCCCCGGAATAACTGCCGAATATATGTTACAGTCTCACTCGTTAACGCACAAGAGAAAAGTACAAAGATGGTGTCTCCGTATCTGGTTCACAGCTACAATTAGTCAAACAGCTCATTTATAAGTGAGACTAGCCGCTCTGACTTGCTCCAACCGTCAGTTggtagttagctagctaatatttTGGAGGACCGTTAACCGCGACAACTGAgtaaagttagctaacattagctagctaacgttaacggcCGTACAGTTAACACTTTCAGagggctagctagctaacacatTTTTAACGGCCGTTGCGTGTTAAAGGAATGTTAATTAGGTTCTAATCAAGCTGGAGCCTGGTAAactttagctaacgttagctagacCAAGGTTAGCTAATTCAGCTCTGTTGACTAGTGTGAGTATGACACGGCCTGAAAAGAAGGTGGACATTTTTAGCTTGTTGaactacaaaacatttaacacgCTTTGTGTAACGTTAGACTTTGTAGGGTGAATCCAGGAAGTTGAATTCTTCTATTTGAACGGCTTTAGCACAGGTGCGCCTCTACTGGGGTTACTACGGTAGCTCAGACAGACTGTCCGGTGCTCCTCTTTTACCGTCAGTACGGTATCTGACAGCCGCAGTGTTGATTCCCGAGCTCTGCTGCACCGCTGCTCGACTCCGCACGGACTGATTCCACCTCATTATCTGGTGCCAAAGTTagtgtttcctcctctgcctgtcAGGTACGGTGCCTTAATATTAATTAAAGATACAAAATATATCCTGAGCGCTTTATTCTAAGGCTTAGAATAAACATTTTACGATCGTGCGCGTCGCCACTGTGATCTCTCGACTAGAAAATAGTCCTGCGTAAAAGTAACGTTAAACTCAGTGATCTAATTTTGCTGCAGGGATCAGTTGTGTGTCTACGAGTTTAGAGGTACCTTGTTGtagtttatattattttttatttcccatAGCGTATCGCTATAGATTTGCTGTAATATTCTACCGGGAGTTTGTTATTTTGCTGCGATTTTAGGCCCATAAAGCATCCTTTTAAACCGCATTACCTGACTGAAGCCCACAGCTCCTCCGCATAAAGGTGATCACCGGGTGAAATAAGGAGGAGGACTCAAGAACGAGGCTGCTGGGCCTGATTCCGGTTCGGGACAATAATCTGATTTTAGACGGAATTACCTGCCGAGTTGACTACATAGAAGTCTGGGTTCATGCCGGATTTCGAGCATTTCAGATTTTCCTATTCGAGTATGAATCCGGTCCTGGGGGAGAGCGGCTTCCTGGCCCCgcagcagcaccaccatcagATGACGGGCCAGACCGACTCCGCCATCCCGGAGCCTGTCTACTTCTTGGGGGACCACGGCGGGTTCGGGCCTGATGGGTTGTCCGGGCTGGACCTGGGCGCCCTGCCGCCGTCGGGCCTCGCCTACCTGCACCTCAGCAGCCCCCTGCACCGCGTGCCCCCGGCGGCCACGGCGCTGCGCAACGACCTGGGCTCCAACATCAGCGTCCTGAAGACTCTGAACCTGCGCTTCCGCTGCTTTTTGGCCAAAGTGCACGAGCTGGAGCGCAGGAACAAGGTGTTggagaagcagctgcagcaggctcTCGAGGACAACTGCGGAGGGGATGGACACAAGAAGCCGCTGACCAAAGAGATGGGGGTCCAGACTGGATTTATTGGGCCTATTCCAGCCAGACCGGGGCTCATCCCGCTCCACAACGCCAACAACTCGGCCTACCTGCCCGGCGGCCTCCTCTCTCCAACCCTgaaccctcctcctctttttgaCAACAAGTACCTGCTGGGGAACAACCTCAACCCGACCACAGATTCAAACTCCAACCTCACCACGTCCGCTTTCTCCAGCCCGGCCCTGAGTCCCATCGACCCGTCCAAAACCATCACCAACATCAACGAGAAATACACTTCTCATATCGGGACGAACACCAAcaacaccccccctcctcctcctcctcctcctccacgctTCCTCCCCGGGACGATCTGGTCCTTCAACCACACCCGCCGGTTTGGCACCGGGAGGGAGTCGTGCGTCACGGGCCCGGGGGTGTCCTGGACGCACCCGGACGGTGTCGGTGTCCAGATCGACACCATCACACCTGAGATCAGGGCCCTGTACAACGTGCTGGCCAaggtgaagagagaaagagacgagTACAAGAGAAGGTAAGGCCTGTCCACCCCCTCTTCCCCCAGAGGctctgtaaaatgtgtatttgggATCATCACTTCTaatgcagccattttgccaTTCAGGTGGCTGATTTCTGGTTGTGGTGCAGTGattttgtgtttcctgcagaggTTTAGTCGTGTCAGGACAGGGAATGATTTTCTGCCTCAGTGTTCAGAGCTTCATTCTGTCACAGTGAGCAACTCTGTAAGGCAGGACGTCCCGGGGGGCTGGTCAATAACTGACACCAATGTCACAATAATGGGAAGATTTTACCAATACTGGGGGGTCCTCTTTTTATGACCAATATTGAAATACATCACAATATGACAAAATCATCAAATTGAATGCAGTGAACTGTTTTTATGCTGCACATCAGAAAAAACAGTTagttttttagtgttttaattagtttgtcttgaataaaaaaaaaaattttttcaGT contains:
- the LOC139299017 gene encoding glyceraldehyde-3-phosphate dehydrogenase-like, which gives rise to MVKIGINGFGRIGRLVTRAAASGGKVEVVAINDPFIDLDYMVYMFKYDSTHGVWKHGEVKAEGGKLVIGNMHIMVFHERDPANIKWSDAGVDYVVESTGVFTTIEKASAHLKGGAKRVVISAPSADAPMFVMGVNHEKYDNSMKVVSNASCTTNCLAPIAKVINDNFGILEGLMSTVHATTATQKTVDGPSGKLWRDGRGASQNIIPASTGAAKAVGKVVPELNGKLTGMAFRVPTPNVSVVDLTVRLEKPAKYDDIKKVVKAASEGPMKGILGYTEDQVVSTDFNSDPHSSIFDAGAGIALNDNFVKLVSWYDNEFGYSNRVCDLVHHMFTKE